The genomic interval CCCATGTTCAAAATAATCGAATTATGTATATTGATTTATTAAGGATTCTCTCCATAGTAGCCGTTATCGTGCTTCATATTACTGCATCCTTGCTGACCCGAACGAATGATTTTACGACAACCTCATGGTGGGTCAGCAATGTGTTCAACTCGATTTGCCGTTTTGCTGTTCCAGTATTTTTTATGATCAGCGGTGCCATGATTTTGAGAATCGAAGTGAAGTCCTATAAAGGATTTTATAAGAAAAGAATACTGCCTCTGATCATTCCTTTGCTTACATGGTCATTAATTTACGGCTATTACAAGGAGTATTACATCCTTAAAAGCCAAATGAGCGCGTACGAGTTCATTCTCGATTTTGGCAAAAAATTAGTAACAGATGGAAACTACGTTCATTTGTGGTTTTTGTACGCTATTATTGCCATTTATATGACCGTTCCGCTAATTGGCAAGCTCGTACGCTCATGCAGTGAGAAGGATCTAAGATATTTTCTAATCTTATGGTTTATCGTCAGTATCTTGTACCGGTTAGTATCCGACATCTTCTTACGCCTAACCGATCAGCACCTTTATGTACCTAGTATGAATATTCCATTTTTTATGGGCAATTTAGGTTATTTTGTGCTTGGCTACTATCTCTTTAATGTCGAGCTTCGTCCCGTTATTAAGCACACATTGTTTAATCTCGGCATTTTGTCCTTTTTCCTAACTCCAATATTGACTTATTTAGTGTCCTCATACGGCGGGGTGCTGGACGAGATGTTTTACGGCAACTATTCCATTACAAGCTTCTTAATGGCGATCGGCGTGTTTCTGTTTTTTAAGGAAAAAGATACGATGATTAGCCGGAAAACAAATTATAAGGTTAAAAAAGTAATAGGCTCCGTCTCTACGGCAAGCTTCAGCATTTATTTAATCCATCTCTTGGTCGATACGATGGTTTCAAGGGATGTGGCTATCGATGCAACATTCCTTGAGACGACATTAAGCCTTCTGTTTAATATCGTTGCGATTTTCTCGATTAGTTATATCGTTGTCAAAGTGTTTAATTTGAATCGGTGGGTAACGCATATTTTATTCGGCGGAAGGGGGTAGCGGGGTGAATGTGAAGAAGACGGTAAAAGGGAAAAAAACGAAAACTGCGCGAAAAGGAACGAAAGCGCTAAAAGTAAATTTTTTGACCAAAGCGCTTGTGGCTATGCTTCTTATTGGTATGGGCATTTACTTCTACCAAAGCGTAAACGCAGAGGATCGGAAGTTGTCAACGGTATATATCGAAGCCTGGCGCGACCCGAAGGATGTAAGATTATCGGAGCAGGGCGTAGATATCGCCTTTGTTGCCTTCGCCAAAATTTCCGGTACTGGCTTGTTCTTTCATGAAAAAGAAGAAGGGAACAAGCAGATCAAACAAAACATTATACAGCTCAAAGCCAATAATCCAAAGACGAAATTTGTTCTTGCCGTTGGGGGTTACGGCGTAGATGGCTTCTCAGACGCTTCGCTCGACGGCAATCGATATGTATTTACGAAAAATATTATTGATTTGGTCAAGGAGCTCGATCTCGATGGTGTTGATATTGACTGGGAGTTTCCTGCCTTCGACGCATGGGGAACCGTAAAGGCGAGTCCAAAGGATACAAAAAACTTCACAAGCTTAATGCGAGAGCTAAGAGAACAGTTAAACCTGCTGCCGCATAAAGGAAACAAAAAGTATATTCTTACTTTTGCAGCAGGTACACAAGATTGGTATTTTAAAAATGTAGAAGTGAAGGCCGTAGAAAAGTATGTCGACTTCATCAATGTCATGAGCTACGATCTGACTGGCAGATGGTCCGAAACGACAGGATTTAATGCTAATCTTTACAAAGATAAAGGGAATAAAGCGACTCAAAGCGTGGATCAGATCGTGCGAGCTTTTCTAGATCACGGAGTTGATAGCAAGAAACTGCTGCTTGGCATCCCAGCTTATTCATATGGCTGGACAGATGTGAACAGTGATGAAGATGGTTTTTTTGCCAAGGGTAAGCCAATCGATATCGATAAAGTAAATATTCATTATCGAAATATTGAGGATAAATATTTGGACAAAAATGGATTTAAGCGTTATTTTGACGATCAAGCAAAAGCAGCTTACCTATTTAACGGCAGTACCTTCATTAGTTATGAAGACAAGGAAGCTTTGCGAGAAAAGGTCAAATACATCAAGCAAAAAGATCTAGCAGGTGCGATGGTATGGGAATATGCACAGGATGCAGAGAATGGAATTATTCAATATTTGTCCGATAACTTGAACAAGGAGCTAGGCACTGAGGATTAAATAGAGGAATAAGCGAGGCCAGGAAGCTTTATTGAAATACAGCAAAAGGGAACTTCTTATCCAAGGAAGTTCCCTTTTTACCTTTTGTTTGATGAAGATTTTCGGATGCTGCAAATCAAGAAAATGCAGGCAGCAACGGAGTATGTTGCAGTACCGCTAGAGCTGTCTATTTCAGCTGGCATGCCAGCGATTTGATACGTCGCTCGTCTGGCGTAATAAACAATGTTTTCTGATTGTCATAGATAACAAACCCCGGCTTAGCGCCGCTTGGCTTACGTACATGACGTATCGTTGTGTAGTCTACTGGAATCGAGCTGGAGTCGCGAGCCTGACTATAATGTGCAGAGAGCATAGCGGCTTCTTCAAGTGTTGCATTGCCAAAGTCCCCGCCTTTTATAACGACATGTGAACCAGGAATATCCTTTGTGTGCAGCCATGTGTCAGAAGGTGAAGCAAGGCGGTTCGTCAAGTATTCGTTTTGTGTATTGTTTTTGCCGACATACATCGTTACCCCCTCGGAAGAGGTATAACAAAGCAAGGTTGGTTTAAGCGTTTTTTTCTTCTTTGGACCGCGGCGTCCACGTTCCTTCATATAGCCTTGTTCCACGAGCTCGTCACGAATTTCGCTTATATCGCCAAGCGAGGCGTTATCGACCTGCTGAAGCAAGGTTTCAAAATATTGAATTTCTGTACGAGCGAGTTCCATTTGCTCGGCCACGATGGATAGACTGTTTTTGTGCTTCGTGTAACGCCGGAAATAACGCTGAGCGTTGTCAGAAGGAGTAAGATGCGGATCAAGATCAATCTTTATTACAGCTTGCTCCTCATCATAGAAGTTGACGAGCTCAATTGTTGTGTCGCCGCGCTTCATCTGATGCATATAGGCAGTAAGAAGCTCGCCCAGCACCCGATATTTTTCAGCATCCTTCGCTTCAACAAGCGTGTCCTCAAGCTTTTTAATTTTTGTAACGTTTTTGGCTTTTTCATTTTGAACGAATCGGATGAGGTCAGCAGCGCGCTGCTTAACGGTATCGCGTTCAGCCTTATTGCCGTAGAAACCTTCAAGGCAGGCACTAATGTCTGGGAATACCGTTTCTTCTCCATCGATATGTGTAAGCTCAGTGACAGAGAAAAAGGACTTGCCGGTATCTGCGTTGGTTTTAATTGTAGGTTTATAAATGTCTTGCTTTACTTGTTCCATAAAGCTTGAGAAGCTCTTCCAAACCGCCACTACGCTTTCCTCAGAACCTTGTTCAGCCTCTGGAAGCACATCTGCACCCGCCCGATGAACCAACTCTTTGGCGAGCAAAGGGCTAAAGCCGCTTAGCTTGTCGACTAGTCTTTTGTAAAGAGGAGCGGCTTCATCCGTATCGCTTAAAGCGTCCAAAAACTGCTGCTCGTTCACAATCGAAAGCGGATCTAGTTTGCCTTGCTCAGGGGGAGAGGTATAGGTGCTGCCGGGCAATACGATGCGGTGACTGCTTATGGCTGGCGTTACATGATGGATGCCATCGTGAATGAGGCCGGTTGAAGGGTCCATCAAAATAATGTTGCTATGACGCCCCATAATTTCCACAACAATCGTTTTATTCGATAGATCGCCGAGCTCGTCCCGATGTTTAACTTCAATATGAATGATACGCTCCCGACCAACTTGACGAACGGATTCAATCAGTCCGCCTTCGCAATGCTTCCGAAGCAGCATGCAAAACATAGGCGCTTCCATAGGGTTGACGTACGTACCGGTTGTCCAGTGCACCCTTGGATAGGTCGGATTGGCGGACAAGAGCAATTTGCCCTGCGTGCCGGCTCCGCGAATGCTGAAAACAAGCTCATGGTTGGTAGGCTGGTGAATCTTATGTATACGCGCTCCGACACAGCGCTGTAGGTCTTGCGTAATTGCATGGGTGACGATGCCGTCTAATGCCATGGTGTTGTTCCTCGCTTCCTTTGTAAGTCTTTCTCTATCATGCCATAGTTGAGCCAAAAACTTAAGTCTTTTATGGGATATTTTAAGGGCTGTCCGAATACATTTACCCTATAAAGGCTGTCCGAAGGGCCGACAACTTAGCTGCTTGGCTCGGCATATTACAGGAGGGAGTTAAACCATGGAACAAATGAAATGGCATCAAATGGGGACAATTGAGCTGATTGACGCATTAGTCAGCTCCCCAGATCAAGGACTGACTACGTCGGCAGCGGCGCAACGTCTAGAAGAAAATGGAAAAAACGAATTGTCTGAGGGCAAGCGCGTCTCGCCGATTTTGTTGTTCCTTAATCAATTTAAGGATTTTATGGTACTCGTTTTAATGGGTGCAACGTTGATTTCTGGCTTGCTGGGCGAATATTTAGATGCAATTACGATTGTTGCGATCATTGCTCTCAACGCCGTGCTTGGATTCGTGCAGGAATTTCGAGCCGAGCGCTCATTGCGGGCGCTTAAGGAATTATCCGCCCCGACAGCCAAGGTTATACGCGGAGGCGAGCTACTGACTGTACCAGCGAAAGAGCTTGTGGCAGGCGATCTTATTTATTTGGAAAGCGGAGACCGCATTCCGGCTGATGTACGGCTGCTTGAAGCCAATAGCTGCTATGTGGAAGAGTCCGCTTTGACGGGGGAGTCTGTCCCCGTTGGTAAGCACGCTGCAGCGATTGCAGAGGAAGACTTGCCTTTGGGTGATCAGCGCAACATGGGCTTCATGGGCACGATGCTCACAAGGGGAACTGCTCGAGCAGTCGTCATTCGTACAGGCATGGATACGGAAATGGGCAAAATAGCAGGACTTATTCAACAGACTGAATCGATGGAAACGCCGCTGCAGCATCGTTTAGAGCAGTTAGGCAAAATATTAATCGTTGTGGCGATCGGCTTGACGATTATGGTAGTCATTGCAGGTATTTTGCACGGCCAGCCAGCGTATGGCATGTTCCTTGCAGGTGTTAGCTTGGCGGTAGCAGCTATTCCAGAGGGGCTGCCAGCAATTGTGACCATCGCTTTAGCTCTTGGCGTACAGCGGATGATTAAACGGAAGGCAATCGTTCGCAAGCTGCCTTCAGTTGAAACATTAGGCTGCGCATCCGTTATATGCTCGGACAAAACAGGGACGCTGACACAAAACAAAATGACGGTTACCCATGTCTGGATTGGCGGCAGACAGCTTGAAGTGAGCGGAGAGGGCTACGTTCCAAATGGTGCAATTTATGAAGCTGGCAATGCGCTTGACATTAAGCATGATTTATCAATTAAGCGTCTCCTTCAAGTAAGCGCCTTGTGCAATAACGCACAGCTGTCGAAGGTAGAAGCTGTAGATACGGGCAAGCGCAGAAACAAGGAGCAGCATGAAGAGTGGATACTTAAGGGAGATCCAACTGAAGGTGCGCTTGCTGTGCTTTCAGCAAAGCTGGGCTCCTCTGCCAAATCATTGGAGCCGCTATATAAACGGGAGAAGGAATTTCCATTTGACTCGGAGCGCAAACGGATGTCAGTTGTTGTATCGCACCAAGGCGGGCGGCTTATTTGCACCAAGGGTGCCCCTGATTTACTGATGGATCATTGCTCTTATGTTCTCTGGGAAGGGAAGGTCGTTCCGTTTACTGCAACGCTGAAGCGCAAATGCGCTGAAGCAGGCGAGGTTATGGCACAGTCAGCGCTTCGTGTATTGGGACTTGCATACCGGGATTTGCGCGCATCCGACGCTTGTGAGACCGAAGAAGACGTAGAGAGTCAGCTTGTATTCGTAGGCTTGACTGGGATGATCGATCCGCCTCGCCGCGAGGTGAAAGAAGCGATTACGAACTGCAGGCGAGCGGGAATTAAAACCGTTATGATTACCGGAGATCATCAGCTGACAGCAGAAGCAATTGCAGGTCAACTAGGCATTATGCCGCGCGGAGGCATCGCTATGAGCGGCAAGCAGCTGGAGGCGATGTCTGATGAACAGCTCGACCGGCTCGTAGACAATATTTATGTATACGCGCGTGTATCGCCAGAGCATAAACTGCGTATCGTCAAAGCGCTTCAGCGCCAAGGACATGTCGTTGCGATGACAGGCGACGGCGTAAATGATGCTCCAGCGATCAAAGCAGCGGATATCGGAATTTCGATGGGGATTACCGGAACGGATGTATCGAAGGAAGCGTCCGCGCTCGTTCTGAGTGATGACAACTTCTCGACAATTGTTGCTGCTATAGAAGAAGGAAGAGGCATTTATGAAAATATTCGAAAATTTATCCGTTATTTATTAGCATCAAACGTTGGCGAGATACTTGTCATGTTTCTTGCGATGATGGCTGGATTGCCGCTTCCGCTCGTACCGATTCAAATATTGTGGGTCAATCTGGTCACGGACGGATTGCCGGCAATGGCGCTTGGCGTAGATCAGGCAGAAAAGGATTTAATGCAGCAAAAGCCACGTTCGGCAAAGGAGAGCATATTCTCCCGCAGGCTGGGCTGGAAAATTATAAGCCGAGGCATTCTTATAGGTGTATGTACGCTTGGCGCTTTCTGGATTACGCTTCAAGACGGTCCAAACAATGCTGCGCATCTGATGAAGGCGCAAACGGTAGCTTTCGCTACTCTCGTTATGGCACAGCTCATCCATGTATTTGACTGCCGAAGCTCGCGTTCCATTTTTCACCGTAATCCGTTCCAAAATAAATATTTGGTGCTTGCCGTATTGTCTTCGCTAGTGTTGATGATCGGAGTGCTTTATATCGATGCATTGCAGCCTATCTTCAAAACCGTTCCACTTAACTTCCGTGAATGGTGTCTCGTCTTTGTAGCTGCGGGAATTCCTACTTTCTTAATGGGAATTGGCAGTGTATTCGGCACTTCCAAGAAAAATAAAGGTAAAACGAAATGGCCGTTAGGTCCTCAAACCGCGGCAAGATAACGAAAAAATACAAATCTTGATACAAATTATGAATAGCCTTTCTCCTTGCTTTGCGGTATGCTATTAGCAATTAATCATAGTTTTATCATACCTAGAGATGTAGCAAGGAGAGGGCATTCAGATGAATTTTACAAAAATGAACGGTTTGGGAAATGACTTTGTGGTGATTGCAGGCGAGCAGCAGCTTCCAGAAAATGTTGCGGAATTAGCTATACAGCTTTGCAACCGGTTTTTTGGAATCGGGGCAGATGGTCTCGTTTATATTTTGCCTTCAGAAATCGCGGATTTCCGTATGCGCATTATTAATTCTGATGGCTCAGAAGCTGAGCAATGCGGCAACGCCATTCGCTGCGTCGCTAAATATGTGTATGATAATGGCTTAACCGATAAAGAAGAGATTACAATCGAAACACTTGGCGCAGGCGCTCAAAAAGTGCAGCTCACCGTTCAAGATGGCAAAGTGTCATCTGTGCGTGTAGATATGGGAGAGCCGATTCTAAATGGCCTTCGTGTACCAACAACGATCGATGCGGAGCAAGTCGTTGAACATCCGATAGAGGTGGACGGTCGTGAATTCCGTTTTACCGCTGTATCGATGGGCAACCCTCACTGTGTCATCTACGTTGATGATGCAGTGAATTTTGATCTAGGCACTTGGGGTCCCAAACTTGAGACACATCCGTTATTTCCACGTAAAATAAATGTTGAGTTCGTTACGGTGAACTCCCGTACGCATACCGATATGCGCGTCTGGGAGCGCGGTGCAGGACCAACGCTAGCTTGCGGTACAGGCGCTTGCGCAACGGTAGTTGCTTCTGTACTCACTGGCGCAACAGATCGGACAGCAACGGTTTCACTCAAAGGCGGCGACCTATTGATTGAGTGGAATGAATCCGATAATCATGTATATATGTCTGGACCGGCTGCAGTATCATTCTGCGGCGAGTTTTAAGAGCAAAGTAAGATGGGTGGTATGAATATAATGAAACCGGATTTGAGGGAAGCGCTCAAGCAGCGTATCTTGACCGGGGACGGCGCGATGGGAACCTATCTATATCAGATGGGGTTCCCTGTCGGCGTTTCTTATGAGGAAATCAATACGAACCGTCCCGATGTAATTGAAAATATTCACCGTCGCTACTATGAAGCTGGCGCGCGCGTAATTGAGACAAACACATTCTCAGCCAATCTTGAGAAGCTCTCGAAATATGGCTTAGAAGACGAAATGGATGCAATTAACCGTGCGGGCGTACGAGCAGCTCGCGCAGCGATCGGCAATGATGCTTATGTTGTAGGCGCTGTTGGCTCCATTCGAGACGGCAAGCTGAAAAATTTGCGAACAGCTAAAGTAATTGAAGCCTATCAGCGGCAAATGCATGCGCTGCTTGATGAGGGCGTGGATGGTCTTTTGCTGGAAACCTTCTATGATCTTGATGAAATGCTGCTTGCCCTTAAGATTGCTAGAGCAGCGTCAAATGTTCCTGTTATTTGCCAGTTTGCAGTCGAGGATGTTGGCCGCACGCAGGATGGGAATGGCATGAAGGGAGCCTTCGATTTACTGCAAGAAGAGGGCGCTGATATGGTTGGATTTAATTGCCGCAGCGGCCCGAATGGGATTATGAGAGCGATCGACTCGATAACGGGGCCAGTTGGCTTACCATTATCGGTATATCCGAATGCAGGTATACCCGACTATATTGATGGCAAATATACGTATCCCGCAGGACCTGAATATTTTGCAGAGACAGCCTTGCGCTTTGCAGATCGCGGCGCTCGCTTGATTGGCGGCTGCTGCGGTACGACTCCTGAGCACATTAAGGCAATTGCCGAGGCGCTAGATGGTTATGTTCCACAGCTCGGACAAGCAGCTGTTCATACGGCTGCAGCAGAGAGAATTGTTGTAAAGCCAGTTGAGAAATTAGCTGATACAGTAGACGCTGCGCCACTGAAACAAACGGTGCAGGAGCCTAACATTGTAGATTTGGTTCAGAAGCGCCACACCGTCATTGTTGAGCTTGACCCGCCGCGTGATTTGGATATTCGCAAATTTATGGCTGGTGCTGCTGCTTTGAAGGAAGCAAAGGCGGATGCGGTTACGATGGCTGACAACTCACTGGCTGTTACGCGAATGAGCAACATTGCACTCGCAGCGCTTGTCCAGGAGAAAGTAGGCATTCGTCCGCTCGTGCATATCGCTTGCCGAGATCGCAACTTGATTGGTACGCAGTCACATATGATGGGTCTCGATGCACTCGATATCGATCATGTGCTCGCTGTAACTGGAGATCCTGCCCGATTTGGCGATTTGCCGGATTCGAGCTCGGTTTATGACCTTACTTCCTTCGAGATGATTCGTATGATTAAGCAGTTGAATGATGGAACAGCCTTCTCAGGCAAGCCGCTTAAGCAAAAAGCGAAGTTTGTTGTAGGCGCCGCATTTAATCCTAATGTGAAGCATTTAGACAAAGCGGTCCAACGGCTTGAACGTAAAATTACTTCGGGTGCAGATTACATTATGACGCAGCCTGTCTATGACCCAAGCTTAATTGAGCGAATCGCAGAATCAACGAAGCATTTGTCAGTACCAGTATTTATCGGAATTATGCCGCTGGCCAGCGGACGGAATGCCGAATATTTGCATAACGAGGTGCCTGGTATCCAGCTATCTGATGAGGTTCGCCAGCGCATGGCGGGTCTTGAAGGGGAAGCGGGCCGAGCGGAAGGCGTGCAAATTGCAAAGGAGCTGCTCGACGTTGCTTTGCCGCATTTTAATGGCATATATTTAATCACACCGTTTATGTTCTATGATATGGGTGTTCAGCTTACCAAATACGTTTGGGAGAAGACTGAGCGTACACAACTAAATCGATAAAATAGATGCGAAAACAGCCTTTTTTTGCTTGTTTTCGCATTTTCGCTTGTTCGTTCGTGAAAAATCAATTAAAATGAATCATGGATACAGATGCCGCACATATTCAGCGTGGTAAGGACAGGCTGCCTAAAATCGTTTATAATGGCTTCTAAAGCCTGTAACGGAAGTATGTCCGACACTTTTTTCGTCAACAATAGTGCAGTAGTTCTGTCGGTATTTGGCAAGAACGCGAACTTGTCGTATTCACATTTATAAAATATAAAAGGTATTTGAACATTTGTAGACAGATGCACAAGGGAAGACCGTAGGCGGAGGAGGAACGAGGCTTGGCTATTAAACTTATTAATATCGGATTTGGTAATATTGTATCTGCAAATCGCATTATATCAATCGTAAGCCCTGAATCGGCTCCGATTAAAAGGATCATTCAAGAAGCGCGTGACCGACATATGCTGATCGATGCTACATATGGTCGTCGCACACGGGCTGTTATTATTACGGATAGTGATCATGTGATTTTATCGGCGGTTCAGCCAGAAACAGTTGCGCACCGATTATCCACTAAGGACGACGATAACGACGAATAGTACGGGGAGTAATATGGATAAGGGATTGTTAATTGTATTGTCCGGCCCTTCAGGGGTTGGCAAAGGAACGGTTTGTTCGGTTCTTCGCAACAAGGTTCCTGAGCTGGTTTATTCTGTGTCGGCGACGACCAGGCTACCGCGTCAGGGTGAAGTGGATGGCGTGAATTATTTTTTCAAAAGCAGAGAGCAGTTCCAAGATATGATTGCGCGTGACGCACTTTTGGAGCATGCTGAATATGTTGGTAATTACTACGGTACACCGCGTGATTTCGTTGAACGCACTTTAGAAAGCGGCAAGGATGTTATTTTGGAGATCGAGGTACAGGGAGCGCTTAAGGTGAAACAAAAGTTTCCCGATGGTATTTTCGTATTTCTATTGCCACCATCTTTGGATGAGCTGAAGCAGCGAATTACCGGACGTGGTACTGAATCTTTGGATACGATCAATAATCGCATGTCTGTGGCCGTTGAAGAAATGAATTTGCTCGGTCACTACGACTATGCG from Paenibacillus sp. FSL K6-3182 carries:
- the dapF gene encoding diaminopimelate epimerase yields the protein MNFTKMNGLGNDFVVIAGEQQLPENVAELAIQLCNRFFGIGADGLVYILPSEIADFRMRIINSDGSEAEQCGNAIRCVAKYVYDNGLTDKEEITIETLGAGAQKVQLTVQDGKVSSVRVDMGEPILNGLRVPTTIDAEQVVEHPIEVDGREFRFTAVSMGNPHCVIYVDDAVNFDLGTWGPKLETHPLFPRKINVEFVTVNSRTHTDMRVWERGAGPTLACGTGACATVVASVLTGATDRTATVSLKGGDLLIEWNESDNHVYMSGPAAVSFCGEF
- a CDS encoding glycosyl hydrolase family 18 protein, which codes for MLLIGMGIYFYQSVNAEDRKLSTVYIEAWRDPKDVRLSEQGVDIAFVAFAKISGTGLFFHEKEEGNKQIKQNIIQLKANNPKTKFVLAVGGYGVDGFSDASLDGNRYVFTKNIIDLVKELDLDGVDIDWEFPAFDAWGTVKASPKDTKNFTSLMRELREQLNLLPHKGNKKYILTFAAGTQDWYFKNVEVKAVEKYVDFINVMSYDLTGRWSETTGFNANLYKDKGNKATQSVDQIVRAFLDHGVDSKKLLLGIPAYSYGWTDVNSDEDGFFAKGKPIDIDKVNIHYRNIEDKYLDKNGFKRYFDDQAKAAYLFNGSTFISYEDKEALREKVKYIKQKDLAGAMVWEYAQDAENGIIQYLSDNLNKELGTED
- a CDS encoding bifunctional homocysteine S-methyltransferase/methylenetetrahydrofolate reductase: MKPDLREALKQRILTGDGAMGTYLYQMGFPVGVSYEEINTNRPDVIENIHRRYYEAGARVIETNTFSANLEKLSKYGLEDEMDAINRAGVRAARAAIGNDAYVVGAVGSIRDGKLKNLRTAKVIEAYQRQMHALLDEGVDGLLLETFYDLDEMLLALKIARAASNVPVICQFAVEDVGRTQDGNGMKGAFDLLQEEGADMVGFNCRSGPNGIMRAIDSITGPVGLPLSVYPNAGIPDYIDGKYTYPAGPEYFAETALRFADRGARLIGGCCGTTPEHIKAIAEALDGYVPQLGQAAVHTAAAERIVVKPVEKLADTVDAAPLKQTVQEPNIVDLVQKRHTVIVELDPPRDLDIRKFMAGAAALKEAKADAVTMADNSLAVTRMSNIALAALVQEKVGIRPLVHIACRDRNLIGTQSHMMGLDALDIDHVLAVTGDPARFGDLPDSSSVYDLTSFEMIRMIKQLNDGTAFSGKPLKQKAKFVVGAAFNPNVKHLDKAVQRLERKITSGADYIMTQPVYDPSLIERIAESTKHLSVPVFIGIMPLASGRNAEYLHNEVPGIQLSDEVRQRMAGLEGEAGRAEGVQIAKELLDVALPHFNGIYLITPFMFYDMGVQLTKYVWEKTERTQLNR
- a CDS encoding calcium-translocating P-type ATPase, SERCA-type, which produces MEQMKWHQMGTIELIDALVSSPDQGLTTSAAAQRLEENGKNELSEGKRVSPILLFLNQFKDFMVLVLMGATLISGLLGEYLDAITIVAIIALNAVLGFVQEFRAERSLRALKELSAPTAKVIRGGELLTVPAKELVAGDLIYLESGDRIPADVRLLEANSCYVEESALTGESVPVGKHAAAIAEEDLPLGDQRNMGFMGTMLTRGTARAVVIRTGMDTEMGKIAGLIQQTESMETPLQHRLEQLGKILIVVAIGLTIMVVIAGILHGQPAYGMFLAGVSLAVAAIPEGLPAIVTIALALGVQRMIKRKAIVRKLPSVETLGCASVICSDKTGTLTQNKMTVTHVWIGGRQLEVSGEGYVPNGAIYEAGNALDIKHDLSIKRLLQVSALCNNAQLSKVEAVDTGKRRNKEQHEEWILKGDPTEGALAVLSAKLGSSAKSLEPLYKREKEFPFDSERKRMSVVVSHQGGRLICTKGAPDLLMDHCSYVLWEGKVVPFTATLKRKCAEAGEVMAQSALRVLGLAYRDLRASDACETEEDVESQLVFVGLTGMIDPPRREVKEAITNCRRAGIKTVMITGDHQLTAEAIAGQLGIMPRGGIAMSGKQLEAMSDEQLDRLVDNIYVYARVSPEHKLRIVKALQRQGHVVAMTGDGVNDAPAIKAADIGISMGITGTDVSKEASALVLSDDNFSTIVAAIEEGRGIYENIRKFIRYLLASNVGEILVMFLAMMAGLPLPLVPIQILWVNLVTDGLPAMALGVDQAEKDLMQQKPRSAKESIFSRRLGWKIISRGILIGVCTLGAFWITLQDGPNNAAHLMKAQTVAFATLVMAQLIHVFDCRSSRSIFHRNPFQNKYLVLAVLSSLVLMIGVLYIDALQPIFKTVPLNFREWCLVFVAAGIPTFLMGIGSVFGTSKKNKGKTKWPLGPQTAAR
- a CDS encoding DUF370 domain-containing protein is translated as MAIKLINIGFGNIVSANRIISIVSPESAPIKRIIQEARDRHMLIDATYGRRTRAVIITDSDHVILSAVQPETVAHRLSTKDDDNDE
- the gmk gene encoding guanylate kinase, encoding MDKGLLIVLSGPSGVGKGTVCSVLRNKVPELVYSVSATTRLPRQGEVDGVNYFFKSREQFQDMIARDALLEHAEYVGNYYGTPRDFVERTLESGKDVILEIEVQGALKVKQKFPDGIFVFLLPPSLDELKQRITGRGTESLDTINNRMSVAVEEMNLLGHYDYAVLNDEIDAACDRIRSIMIAEHCRRERYLPYVSGMVAAIEKA
- a CDS encoding NFACT RNA binding domain-containing protein, coding for MALDGIVTHAITQDLQRCVGARIHKIHQPTNHELVFSIRGAGTQGKLLLSANPTYPRVHWTTGTYVNPMEAPMFCMLLRKHCEGGLIESVRQVGRERIIHIEVKHRDELGDLSNKTIVVEIMGRHSNIILMDPSTGLIHDGIHHVTPAISSHRIVLPGSTYTSPPEQGKLDPLSIVNEQQFLDALSDTDEAAPLYKRLVDKLSGFSPLLAKELVHRAGADVLPEAEQGSEESVVAVWKSFSSFMEQVKQDIYKPTIKTNADTGKSFFSVTELTHIDGEETVFPDISACLEGFYGNKAERDTVKQRAADLIRFVQNEKAKNVTKIKKLEDTLVEAKDAEKYRVLGELLTAYMHQMKRGDTTIELVNFYDEEQAVIKIDLDPHLTPSDNAQRYFRRYTKHKNSLSIVAEQMELARTEIQYFETLLQQVDNASLGDISEIRDELVEQGYMKERGRRGPKKKKTLKPTLLCYTSSEGVTMYVGKNNTQNEYLTNRLASPSDTWLHTKDIPGSHVVIKGGDFGNATLEEAAMLSAHYSQARDSSSIPVDYTTIRHVRKPSGAKPGFVIYDNQKTLFITPDERRIKSLACQLK
- a CDS encoding acyltransferase family protein, giving the protein MSNTAHVQNNRIMYIDLLRILSIVAVIVLHITASLLTRTNDFTTTSWWVSNVFNSICRFAVPVFFMISGAMILRIEVKSYKGFYKKRILPLIIPLLTWSLIYGYYKEYYILKSQMSAYEFILDFGKKLVTDGNYVHLWFLYAIIAIYMTVPLIGKLVRSCSEKDLRYFLILWFIVSILYRLVSDIFLRLTDQHLYVPSMNIPFFMGNLGYFVLGYYLFNVELRPVIKHTLFNLGILSFFLTPILTYLVSSYGGVLDEMFYGNYSITSFLMAIGVFLFFKEKDTMISRKTNYKVKKVIGSVSTASFSIYLIHLLVDTMVSRDVAIDATFLETTLSLLFNIVAIFSISYIVVKVFNLNRWVTHILFGGRG